One genomic window of Carassius gibelio isolate Cgi1373 ecotype wild population from Czech Republic chromosome A10, carGib1.2-hapl.c, whole genome shotgun sequence includes the following:
- the LOC128020715 gene encoding RNA/RNP complex-1-interacting phosphatase has product MAVQKPKQSSREDMSYNKKNAIPDRWTEYKAVGKRIPGTRFIAFKVPLKQSFRYQLTQSEVFGPFDLVRILEKEGQQLGLIIDLTFTTRYYKVEDLPNTLYHLKIFTAGHEVPNDATILSFKKAVRRFLHDNENNDKLIGVHCTHGLNRTGYLICRYLIDVDGMNPQKAINLFNESRGYSIERQNYLDDLRTGPKRSNEGMEEPDKEPVQGLANEPRDDAPHHRREQHNHYPPFNGQGLHQWHREPQNQFLPFHQKNNMSWFEPPERQFFRPPLIPHPPHAVRPCFPNQSIRGFHFGRYPTLRPSDRFGQPYHNPHVPPEGSTGPPGPDRKLRHRHRKGPKDWTPR; this is encoded by the exons ATGGCAGTACAAAAGCCTAAGCAGAGCAGCCGTGAAGACATGTCTTACAATAAGAAAAATGCCATTCCTGACAG ATGGACAGAGTATAAAGCAGTGGGTAAACGGATCCCTGGAACTCGTTTCATCGCCTTTAAAGTTCCCTTAAAACAG TCTTTCAGATATCAATTAACGCAATCAGAAGTCTTTGGGCCGTTTGATCTTGTGCGTATTTTAGAAAAGGAAGGACAACAACTGGGTCTCATCATTGATCTGACCTTCACAACTCGCTACTACAAAGTCGAG GATTTGCCAAACACATTGTACCACCTGAAGATCTTCACAGCAGGGCATGAAGTGCCAAACGATGCCACGATTCTCAGCTTCAAGAAGGCCGTCAGACGTTTTCTGCATGACAATGAAAACAATG aTAAGCTGATTGGTGTTCATTGCACGCATGGTTTGAATCGCACTGGATATTTAATATGTCG ATACCTAATCGATGTTGATGGGATGAACCCCCAAAAAGCGATTAATT TATTCAATGAATCAAGGGGATATTCAATTGAGAGGCAGAACTATCTTGATGACCTGAGGACGGGGCCCAAGAGAAG TAATGAAGGAATGGAGGAACCAGACAAAGAACCTGTCCAGGGACTTGCAAACGAACCACGAGATGATGCTCCTCATCATCGAAGGGAACAGCATAACCATTATCCTCCTTTTAATGGACAAGGACTTCACCAGTGGCACAGGGAACCCCAGAATCAATTTCT ACCGTTTCACCAGAAGAACAACATGAGTTGGTTCGAACCACCTGAGCGCCAGTTCTTCCGTCCACCCTTGATTCCTCATCCACCGCACGCCGTGAGACCCTGCTTTCCCAACCAGAGCATCAGAGGATTCCACTTCGGACGTTATCCAACTCTGCGTCCCTCCGACAGGTTTGGCCAACCATACCACAATCCACACGTGCCTCCAGAGGGATCCACGGGACCTCCAGGGCCTGACAGAAAACTTCGACATAGACACAGGAAGGGCCCGAAAGATTGGACTCCTCGCTGA
- the LOC128020717 gene encoding caspase-3-like isoform X2, whose protein sequence is MSFCKVPFTADKTVKNRALIVSVENFYSDADLKKRNGVKRDTRRLHKILSKLSFSVDIRMDLEAHEIYEAFKAESEKTVKDCFVGIISSHGEEGVVFGADGRAVKLAEIYSYFESPSMADKSKLFLIQACRGHGLDGGVEVDGMFELFSIPIDTAVMYATSPGYGAFMHPLGSALIQTLCDLLEKEGGPDLEITRLLTQLNYQVAYNFESRGKLLGGKKQMPCFVTRFTREVFPFMDSQTAEDLSLTFAAMQLVDEPRRSRKSSIG, encoded by the exons ATGTCTTTTTGTAAAGTTCCTTTTACGGCTGACAAGACTGTGAAGAACAGGGCACTGATCGTGTCTGTGGAGAACTTCTATTCAGATGCAGACCTGAAGAAGAGGAACGGGGTGAAGAGAGACACTAGAAGACTTCACAAGATCCTCAGCAAGCTCAGCTTCTCTGTGGACATCAGAATGGACCTTGAAGCACATGAGATTTATGAAGCATTTAAAGCAG AGAGCGAGAAGACGGTCAAAGACTGTTTTGTGGGCATCATATCCAGTCACGGTGAGGAGGGAGTTGTGTTTGGCGCTGATGGACGTGCTGTGAAACTAGCAGAGATCTACAGCTACTTTGAAAGCCCTTCAATGGCAGACAAGAGCAAACTCTTCCTCATTCAG GCTTGTCGAGGGCATGGTTTGGATGGAGGTGTGGAGGTGGACGGCATGTTTGAGCTCTTTTCCATCCCTATTGACACAGCAGTCATGTACGCCACATCTCCAG GGTACGGTGCATTCATGCATCCTCTGGGCTCGGCGTTGATTCAAACCCTCTGTGATTTGCTAGAAAAGGAGGGAGGTCCAGATCTGGAGATCACGAGACTTCTGACACAACTGAACTATCAGGTGGCCTACAACTTTGAATCCAGAGGGAAACTGCTGGGAGGAAAAAAGCAGATGCCATGTTTTGTGACCCGCTTCACCAGAGAGGTTTTCCCATTCATGGACAGTCAGACGGCAGAAGATTTGAGCTTGACCTTTGCAGCAATGCAGCTTGTCGATGAACCCAGGAGGTCACGGAAGAGCTCCATCGGCTGA
- the LOC128020717 gene encoding caspase-3-like isoform X1, with product MSFCKVPFTADKTVKNRALIVSVENFYSDADLKKRNGVKRDTRRLHKILSKLSFSVDIRMDLEAHEIYEAFKAESEKTVKDCFVGIISSHGEEGVVFGADGRAVKLAEIYSYFESPSMADKSKLFLIQACRGHGLDGGVEVETDSSFSDEEDKNKNACRGHGLDGGVEVDGMFELFSIPIDTAVMYATSPGYGAFMHPLGSALIQTLCDLLEKEGGPDLEITRLLTQLNYQVAYNFESRGKLLGGKKQMPCFVTRFTREVFPFMDSQTAEDLSLTFAAMQLVDEPRRSRKSSIG from the exons ATGTCTTTTTGTAAAGTTCCTTTTACGGCTGACAAGACTGTGAAGAACAGGGCACTGATCGTGTCTGTGGAGAACTTCTATTCAGATGCAGACCTGAAGAAGAGGAACGGGGTGAAGAGAGACACTAGAAGACTTCACAAGATCCTCAGCAAGCTCAGCTTCTCTGTGGACATCAGAATGGACCTTGAAGCACATGAGATTTATGAAGCATTTAAAGCAG AGAGCGAGAAGACGGTCAAAGACTGTTTTGTGGGCATCATATCCAGTCACGGTGAGGAGGGAGTTGTGTTTGGCGCTGATGGACGTGCTGTGAAACTAGCAGAGATCTACAGCTACTTTGAAAGCCCTTCAATGGCAGACAAGAGCAAACTCTTCCTCATTCAG GCTTGTCGAGGGCATGGTTTGGATGGAGGTGTGGAGGTGGAGACAGATTCTTCATTCTCAGACGAAgaggacaaaaacaaaaac GCTTGTCGAGGGCATGGTTTGGATGGAGGTGTGGAGGTGGACGGCATGTTTGAGCTCTTTTCCATCCCTATTGACACAGCAGTCATGTACGCCACATCTCCAG GGTACGGTGCATTCATGCATCCTCTGGGCTCGGCGTTGATTCAAACCCTCTGTGATTTGCTAGAAAAGGAGGGAGGTCCAGATCTGGAGATCACGAGACTTCTGACACAACTGAACTATCAGGTGGCCTACAACTTTGAATCCAGAGGGAAACTGCTGGGAGGAAAAAAGCAGATGCCATGTTTTGTGACCCGCTTCACCAGAGAGGTTTTCCCATTCATGGACAGTCAGACGGCAGAAGATTTGAGCTTGACCTTTGCAGCAATGCAGCTTGTCGATGAACCCAGGAGGTCACGGAAGAGCTCCATCGGCTGA
- the LOC128020716 gene encoding caspase-7-like isoform X2 produces the protein MMSFRFPFTADKTVKNRALIVSVENFYSDADLKKRNGVKRDTRRLHKILSKLGFSVDIRMDLEAHEIYEAFKAESEKTVKDCFVGIISSHGEEGVVFGADGRAVKLAEIYSYFESPAMADKSKLFLIQACRGHGLDGGVEVETDSSFSEEEDGMFELFSIPIDTAVMYATSPGYGAFMHPLGSALIQTLCDLLEKEGGPDLEITRLLTQLNYQVAYNFESRGKLLGGKKQMPCFVTRFTREVFPFMDSQTAEEDLSLTFAAMQLVDEPRRSRKSSIG, from the exons ATGATGTCTTTTAGATTTCCCTTCACGGCTGACAAGACTGTGAAGAACAGGGCACTGATCGTGTCTGTGGAGAACTTCTATTCAGATGCAGATCTGAAGAAGAGGAACGGGGTGAAGAGAGACACTAGAAGACTTCACAAGATCCTCAGCAAGCTCGGCTTCTCTGTGGACATCAGAATGGACCTTGAAGCACATGAGATTTATGAAGCATTTAAAGCAG AGAGCGAGAAGACGGTCAAAGACTGTTTTGTGGGCATCATATCCAGTCACGGTGAGGAGGGAGTTGTGTTTGGCGCTGATGGACGTGCTGTGAAACTAGCAGAGATCTACAGCTACTTTGAAAGCCCTGCAATGGCAGACAAGAGCAAACTCTTCCTCATTCAG GCTTGTCGAGGGCATGGTTTGGATGGAGGTGTGGAGGTGGAGACAGATTCTTCATTCTCTGAGGAAga GGACGGCATGTTTGAGCTCTTTTCCATCCCTATTGACACAGCAGTCATGTACGCCACATCTCCAG GGTACGGTGCATTCATGCATCCTCTGGGCTCGGCGTTGATTCAAACCCTCTGTGATTTGCTAGAAAAGGAGGGAGGTCCAGATCTGGAGATCACGAGACTTCTGACACAACTGAACTATCAGGTGGCCTACAACTTTGAATCCAGAGGGAAACTGCTGGGAGGAAAAAAGCAGATGCCATGTTTTGTGACCCGCTTCACCAGAGAGGTTTTCCCATTCATGGACAGTCAGACGGCAGAAGAAGATTTGAGCTTGACCTTTGCAGCAATGCAGCTTGTCGATGAACCCAGGAGGTCACGGAAGAGCTCCATCGGCTGA
- the LOC128020716 gene encoding caspase-3-like isoform X1 translates to MMSFRFPFTADKTVKNRALIVSVENFYSDADLKKRNGVKRDTRRLHKILSKLGFSVDIRMDLEAHEIYEAFKAESEKTVKDCFVGIISSHGEEGVVFGADGRAVKLAEIYSYFESPAMADKSKLFLIQACRGHGLDGGVEVETDSSFSEEEDKNKNACRGHGLDGGVEVDGMFELFSIPIDTAVMYATSPGYGAFMHPLGSALIQTLCDLLEKEGGPDLEITRLLTQLNYQVAYNFESRGKLLGGKKQMPCFVTRFTREVFPFMDSQTAEEDLSLTFAAMQLVDEPRRSRKSSIG, encoded by the exons ATGATGTCTTTTAGATTTCCCTTCACGGCTGACAAGACTGTGAAGAACAGGGCACTGATCGTGTCTGTGGAGAACTTCTATTCAGATGCAGATCTGAAGAAGAGGAACGGGGTGAAGAGAGACACTAGAAGACTTCACAAGATCCTCAGCAAGCTCGGCTTCTCTGTGGACATCAGAATGGACCTTGAAGCACATGAGATTTATGAAGCATTTAAAGCAG AGAGCGAGAAGACGGTCAAAGACTGTTTTGTGGGCATCATATCCAGTCACGGTGAGGAGGGAGTTGTGTTTGGCGCTGATGGACGTGCTGTGAAACTAGCAGAGATCTACAGCTACTTTGAAAGCCCTGCAATGGCAGACAAGAGCAAACTCTTCCTCATTCAG GCTTGTCGAGGGCATGGTTTGGATGGAGGTGTGGAGGTGGAGACAGATTCTTCATTCTCTGAGGAAgaggacaaaaacaaaaac GCTTGTCGAGGGCATGGTTTGGATGGAGGTGTGGAGGTGGACGGCATGTTTGAGCTCTTTTCCATCCCTATTGACACAGCAGTCATGTACGCCACATCTCCAG GGTACGGTGCATTCATGCATCCTCTGGGCTCGGCGTTGATTCAAACCCTCTGTGATTTGCTAGAAAAGGAGGGAGGTCCAGATCTGGAGATCACGAGACTTCTGACACAACTGAACTATCAGGTGGCCTACAACTTTGAATCCAGAGGGAAACTGCTGGGAGGAAAAAAGCAGATGCCATGTTTTGTGACCCGCTTCACCAGAGAGGTTTTCCCATTCATGGACAGTCAGACGGCAGAAGAAGATTTGAGCTTGACCTTTGCAGCAATGCAGCTTGTCGATGAACCCAGGAGGTCACGGAAGAGCTCCATCGGCTGA
- the LOC128020716 gene encoding caspase-7-like isoform X3, with protein MMSFRFPFTADKTVKNRALIVSVENFYSDADLKKRNGVKRDTRRLHKILSKLGFSVDIRMDLEAHEIYEAFKAESEKTVKDCFVGIISSHGEEGVVFGADGRAVKLAEIYSYFESPAMADKSKLFLIQACRGHGLDGGVEVDGMFELFSIPIDTAVMYATSPGYGAFMHPLGSALIQTLCDLLEKEGGPDLEITRLLTQLNYQVAYNFESRGKLLGGKKQMPCFVTRFTREVFPFMDSQTAEEDLSLTFAAMQLVDEPRRSRKSSIG; from the exons ATGATGTCTTTTAGATTTCCCTTCACGGCTGACAAGACTGTGAAGAACAGGGCACTGATCGTGTCTGTGGAGAACTTCTATTCAGATGCAGATCTGAAGAAGAGGAACGGGGTGAAGAGAGACACTAGAAGACTTCACAAGATCCTCAGCAAGCTCGGCTTCTCTGTGGACATCAGAATGGACCTTGAAGCACATGAGATTTATGAAGCATTTAAAGCAG AGAGCGAGAAGACGGTCAAAGACTGTTTTGTGGGCATCATATCCAGTCACGGTGAGGAGGGAGTTGTGTTTGGCGCTGATGGACGTGCTGTGAAACTAGCAGAGATCTACAGCTACTTTGAAAGCCCTGCAATGGCAGACAAGAGCAAACTCTTCCTCATTCAG GCTTGTCGAGGGCATGGTTTGGATGGAGGTGTGGAGGTGGACGGCATGTTTGAGCTCTTTTCCATCCCTATTGACACAGCAGTCATGTACGCCACATCTCCAG GGTACGGTGCATTCATGCATCCTCTGGGCTCGGCGTTGATTCAAACCCTCTGTGATTTGCTAGAAAAGGAGGGAGGTCCAGATCTGGAGATCACGAGACTTCTGACACAACTGAACTATCAGGTGGCCTACAACTTTGAATCCAGAGGGAAACTGCTGGGAGGAAAAAAGCAGATGCCATGTTTTGTGACCCGCTTCACCAGAGAGGTTTTCCCATTCATGGACAGTCAGACGGCAGAAGAAGATTTGAGCTTGACCTTTGCAGCAATGCAGCTTGTCGATGAACCCAGGAGGTCACGGAAGAGCTCCATCGGCTGA